A genomic stretch from Bacillota bacterium includes:
- a CDS encoding phage holin family protein → MSRLVFRMVANTVAVYVIALVIPVVVLESAWVGLLAGAVLTLLNALVRPLLLLITLPVNLITLGLFTLVVNAWMLMLTSRLVEGLTIPGFWWALAAALLVTLVNVPLNQLFGNRRFRMW, encoded by the coding sequence ATGAGTAGGCTCGTTTTCAGGATGGTGGCCAACACGGTGGCCGTGTACGTGATCGCGCTGGTGATTCCGGTCGTGGTCCTGGAGAGCGCGTGGGTGGGGCTTCTGGCCGGCGCGGTGCTCACCCTGCTGAACGCGCTGGTGCGGCCGTTACTGCTGTTGATCACTTTGCCCGTCAACCTGATCACTCTGGGCCTTTTTACCCTGGTGGTCAACGCCTGGATGCTGATGCTCACCAGCCGCCTGGTGGAAGGGTTGACGATCCCCGGGTTCTGGTGGGCCCTGGCCGCCGCCCTGCTGGTGACGCTCGTCAACGTGCCCTTAAATCAGTTGTTCGGAAACCGCCGTTTCAGGATGTGGTGA
- a CDS encoding PLP-dependent aminotransferase family protein — translation MLGITVTRGDPTPLFRQVYIRLRDLILEGRITAGERLPSTRELATVLGVSRNVVLEAYGLLTAEGYLEGRQGSGTRVAAGASLGRLGGKPPAPSRTPAWRPAHMPAGIPSGILAGHPPGNPPPPAADAPKDLIDFRSGIPAVDVFPLKKWGRLVHEVCLDAPGSLLMYDRPEGRPELRRALAGYLFRARGLMCNPNRLLITTGATQGLALVAKLLYLPDAAAVVEDPVNIGMQRIFAGAGYRFIPVPVDAHGLDTALLPADASPRFVYVTPSHQFPLGGILPVQRRIELIAYARDKDCFIVEDDYDSEFRHEGPPLSTLHSLDPERVIYAGSFSKVLAPALRLGYVILPPELMVRCRELKRYADIHTPSLDQLALARLIDDGRLERHINRMKRVYAARRRATKEALGRHFPGAHTVSGDSTGLHLVVEFPGVDFTEELLARLEQEGVRVYPVERHALEKGRHRHKVILGYGHLEPERIAAGVQRLHRGLSVT, via the coding sequence ATGCTGGGCATCACGGTCACCAGGGGCGACCCCACCCCCCTCTTCCGGCAGGTCTACATCCGGCTGCGGGACTTGATCCTGGAGGGGAGAATCACGGCCGGCGAGCGGCTCCCCTCGACGCGGGAGCTGGCCACGGTGCTGGGGGTCTCCCGGAACGTGGTGCTCGAGGCTTACGGCCTCTTGACCGCCGAGGGGTACCTCGAGGGACGGCAGGGCTCGGGCACCCGGGTGGCGGCCGGGGCCAGCCTGGGGCGGCTTGGGGGGAAGCCCCCGGCCCCCTCCCGGACGCCCGCCTGGAGGCCCGCCCACATGCCCGCTGGCATACCCAGCGGGATCCTTGCCGGGCACCCGCCGGGGAACCCGCCGCCCCCTGCAGCGGATGCGCCCAAAGACCTCATCGACTTCCGCTCCGGGATCCCGGCGGTGGACGTTTTCCCGCTCAAAAAGTGGGGCCGGCTCGTCCACGAGGTCTGCCTGGACGCCCCGGGGTCCCTGCTGATGTACGACCGCCCGGAAGGCCGCCCGGAGCTGCGGCGCGCGTTGGCCGGGTACCTCTTCCGGGCGCGGGGCCTCATGTGCAACCCCAACCGGCTGCTGATCACCACCGGGGCGACGCAGGGTCTGGCGCTGGTGGCCAAACTTCTCTATCTGCCGGACGCCGCGGCAGTGGTGGAGGACCCGGTCAACATCGGCATGCAGCGGATATTCGCCGGCGCCGGGTACCGCTTCATCCCCGTGCCCGTCGACGCCCACGGCCTTGACACCGCGCTCCTGCCGGCGGACGCAAGCCCCCGCTTCGTCTACGTCACCCCGTCCCACCAGTTCCCCCTGGGCGGCATCCTGCCGGTGCAGCGCCGCATCGAACTCATCGCCTACGCCCGCGATAAGGACTGTTTCATCGTGGAAGACGATTACGACAGCGAGTTCCGCCACGAGGGGCCGCCCTTGAGCACCCTGCATTCGCTTGACCCGGAGCGGGTCATCTACGCCGGGTCCTTCAGCAAAGTGCTGGCCCCGGCCCTGCGCCTGGGCTACGTCATCCTCCCCCCGGAGCTGATGGTGCGCTGCCGCGAGCTCAAACGCTACGCGGACATCCACACCCCGTCGCTCGACCAGTTGGCGCTGGCCCGCCTCATCGACGACGGCCGGCTCGAGCGGCACATCAACCGAATGAAGCGGGTGTACGCCGCACGGCGGCGGGCCACCAAGGAGGCCTTGGGCCGCCATTTCCCCGGCGCGCACACGGTCAGCGGCGACTCCACCGGACTGCACCTGGTGGTTGAGTTCCCGGGGGTGGACTTCACCGAGGAGTTGCTTGCCCGGCTAGAACAAGAGGGGGTCCGGGTTTACCCGGTGGAGCGGCACGCCCTCGAGAAGGGACGGCACCGGCACAAAGTAATCCTGGGATACGGGCACCTGGAACCGGAGCGGATCGCCGCCGGGGTGCAGCGGCTGCACCGGGGACTGTCAGTCACTTGA
- a CDS encoding amidase family protein, with protein sequence MLNDARIGRLRELLVAREFSAEELTNAVLDRVDALQEPLNAFITVTADLALADARAVDQKIAGGEDPGPLAGIPFAVKDNICTAGVRTTCASRMLELFVPPFSALVYERLRRAGAVPVGKLNLDEFGLGTTNRNSRFGPTLHPWDDSRLAGGSSGAAAVAVVTRQVCLALGSDAGGSVRLPAAYCGAVGLKPTYGLIPTHGLVECAPSLEHLGPLTVDVAGCAAALTVLAGPDPADPLTTGAAGEDYTARLGQDVRGLAVGVPREYLSPDMDPEVRALFEKCLARLSGLGARVEETSLPHTAHAVAAYFVISSAEAFSNLSNFDGVRFGHRAEARHLHEMYRRTRREGFGADLRRRQLFGTLVLSAGHFEEFFVKAQQVRTLVRQDFHAAFAKFDLLAAPTAPAPAPPWADAELDGLAARLRDAALLPANLAGLPALSLPMGFAGRLPAGLHLVGPAFGEGVLLRAARALEEDIGFYRHVPPIAFTNTEGY encoded by the coding sequence ATGCTCAACGACGCGCGGATCGGCCGCCTCCGTGAGTTGCTCGTGGCCCGCGAGTTCTCGGCGGAGGAGCTGACGAACGCCGTGCTCGACCGGGTCGACGCGCTGCAGGAACCCCTGAACGCCTTCATCACGGTGACCGCGGACCTGGCCCTGGCCGACGCCCGGGCGGTGGACCAAAAGATCGCCGGCGGCGAAGACCCCGGCCCCCTCGCCGGCATCCCCTTCGCCGTAAAAGACAACATCTGCACCGCCGGCGTGCGCACCACCTGCGCCTCTCGCATGCTGGAGCTGTTCGTGCCCCCGTTCAGCGCTCTTGTCTACGAGCGGCTGCGCCGGGCCGGGGCGGTGCCGGTCGGCAAGCTCAACCTGGACGAGTTCGGGCTGGGGACGACCAACCGGAACTCGCGTTTCGGACCCACCCTCCACCCCTGGGACGACTCGCGCCTGGCGGGCGGCTCGAGCGGGGCGGCGGCGGTGGCGGTGGTGACCCGCCAGGTCTGCCTGGCCCTGGGCTCGGACGCCGGCGGGTCGGTGCGCCTGCCGGCCGCCTACTGCGGCGCGGTGGGTTTGAAACCCACCTACGGGCTCATTCCCACCCACGGGCTGGTGGAGTGCGCACCCTCGCTGGAGCACCTGGGGCCGCTCACGGTGGACGTGGCCGGCTGCGCGGCGGCGCTCACCGTGCTGGCCGGGCCTGACCCGGCCGACCCGCTGACCACGGGGGCGGCGGGCGAGGACTACACCGCCCGCCTCGGGCAAGACGTCCGGGGGCTCGCCGTCGGCGTGCCGCGCGAGTACCTTTCCCCGGACATGGACCCGGAGGTGCGCGCGCTCTTCGAGAAGTGCCTGGCGCGGCTCTCCGGCCTCGGCGCCCGGGTGGAGGAGACCTCGCTCCCCCACACCGCCCACGCCGTGGCCGCCTACTTCGTGATCTCGTCCGCCGAGGCGTTCTCCAACCTTTCGAACTTCGACGGGGTGCGGTTCGGCCACCGGGCCGAGGCGCGCCACCTGCACGAGATGTACCGGCGCACCCGGCGCGAGGGGTTTGGCGCGGACCTCCGGCGCCGCCAGTTGTTCGGCACGCTGGTGTTGAGCGCCGGCCACTTCGAGGAGTTTTTCGTGAAGGCCCAGCAGGTGCGCACCTTGGTGCGCCAGGACTTCCACGCCGCCTTCGCCAAGTTCGACCTCCTGGCCGCCCCCACCGCCCCGGCGCCGGCCCCCCCTTGGGCGGACGCCGAACTGGACGGGCTGGCGGCGCGCCTGCGGGACGCGGCGCTTTTGCCGGCCAACCTGGCCGGGCTCCCGGCGCTCTCCCTGCCGATGGGGTTCGCCGGACGCTTGCCCGCGGGCCTGCACCTGGTGGGCCCGGCCTTCGGGGAGGGCGTGCTGTTGCGCGCGGCCCGCGCCCTGGAGGAGGACATCGGTTTCTACCGGCACGTGCCGCCGATCGCGTTTACGAATACGGAGGGATACTGA
- a CDS encoding type II toxin-antitoxin system HicA family toxin, whose protein sequence is MKSYSSKEILDVLQDDGWVFKNQRGSHVQMIHPAKPGKVTVPHPRKDLDPKTVRRIVNQAGINPGELQGG, encoded by the coding sequence ATGAAAAGCTACTCCTCAAAAGAGATACTGGACGTGCTTCAAGATGACGGCTGGGTGTTCAAGAATCAGAGGGGATCGCATGTGCAGATGATCCACCCTGCAAAACCCGGGAAAGTGACCGTCCCCCATCCCAGAAAGGACCTTGACCCCAAGACCGTCAGGAGAATCGTGAATCAGGCGGGGATAAACCCAGGCGAGCTGCAGGGAGGGTAA
- a CDS encoding type II toxin-antitoxin system HicB family antitoxin, with protein sequence MDSYIFPAVFEPGEIKGYIVTFPDLPGCVTEGDTLEEALRMARDALELHLYGMEEDGDEIPGPTPPEKVGVLKGAFVVPIEAWMPLVRDEMANRSVKKTLTIPKWLNDLAEERQVNFSHILQTALKERLGIRNYP encoded by the coding sequence ATGGACAGCTACATATTCCCGGCCGTTTTTGAGCCGGGGGAAATCAAGGGGTACATCGTAACCTTTCCCGACCTGCCGGGGTGCGTCACCGAGGGTGACACTCTGGAAGAAGCCCTCAGAATGGCCAGGGATGCATTGGAGCTTCACCTGTACGGTATGGAGGAGGACGGGGATGAAATCCCGGGCCCGACTCCTCCTGAGAAAGTCGGCGTTCTCAAGGGCGCTTTCGTCGTCCCCATTGAGGCGTGGATGCCGCTGGTTAGGGACGAGATGGCCAACAGGTCGGTGAAGAAGACCCTGACCATCCCCAAGTGGCTCAACGACCTGGCCGAGGAGAGGCAGGTCAACTTCTCGCATATTTTGCAGACCGCTTTGAAGGAACGTTTGGGGATTAGGAATTATCCGTAG
- a CDS encoding YcxB family protein, producing MVLIYTSAMGAIIIPLRAFESKEQAEGFIQMAKSYHSAARAVVPVER from the coding sequence ATGGTGTTGATCTATACAAGTGCAATGGGAGCAATTATCATTCCGCTGAGAGCATTTGAAAGCAAGGAGCAGGCGGAAGGATTTATCCAGATGGCTAAGTCCTATCATTCAGCGGCAAGAGCTGTTGTACCAGTTGAAAGATAA
- a CDS encoding HIT domain-containing protein — MLQTKYNPQGYNVGINIGEAAGQTIWHCHVHLIPRYAGDIEDPRGGIREAIPEKRIY; from the coding sequence TTGCTCCAGACCAAGTACAATCCTCAAGGCTACAACGTAGGCATTAACATCGGAGAAGCCGCCGGCCAGACCATCTGGCATTGTCATGTCCATCTCATTCCCCGTTATGCAGGGGACATCGAAGACCCACGTGGTGGAATCCGCGAAGCCATTCCCGAGAAGAGAATTTACTGA
- the gatC gene encoding Asp-tRNA(Asn)/Glu-tRNA(Gln) amidotransferase subunit GatC — MISAEELAQAAEAARMEIPAAELDGFLEAVNALFAFVERQWATLDVEGVAPTAYVRPLKNVTRPDEPRPSLPLETALANAPEEESGCFRVPRIIEE; from the coding sequence ATGATCAGTGCCGAGGAGCTGGCGCAGGCCGCGGAGGCGGCGCGCATGGAGATCCCCGCTGCGGAGCTGGACGGCTTTCTGGAGGCGGTGAACGCCCTGTTCGCCTTCGTGGAGCGGCAGTGGGCGACGCTGGACGTGGAGGGTGTGGCGCCGACCGCCTACGTCCGCCCGTTGAAGAACGTCACGCGGCCGGACGAGCCCCGGCCGTCGCTGCCCCTGGAGACCGCCCTGGCGAACGCGCCCGAGGAGGAGAGCGGCTGCTTCCGGGTGCCGCGGATTATCGAGGAATAG
- a CDS encoding AAA family ATPase → MSATSEAIRMVHGYISARGFHFTLPQVAAFYCALRTKPFVILAGISGTGKTRLPRLFTEAIGAKLRLEAVRPDWADSADLIGYRDLKENFRPGRLLGFAGEATKSPARPHVFVLDEMNLARVEHYLADVLSKIESRRREDGKVVTDQLVAPEELNDDPLAAKWHEIGLPENLFIVGTVNMDETTHGFSRKVLDRAFTLEFSEVDLHQFGSNLEPDALPTGSVVSLELFKPLALTLSELTDEPHWETCMRVIDLLARVNRSLQKAQLQVGYRVRDEACLFVCHASTISDVFPENTALDYVLCAKVLPRIHGGAATLQEIMLDLLELTLRNNSAEYRSLIAEVRSGDQQLSYLLRHTPGLDSFRYPQTAAKLRIMLERLDRDGYTSYWL, encoded by the coding sequence GTGAGCGCGACCAGCGAAGCCATCCGCATGGTACACGGGTACATCAGCGCACGCGGATTCCACTTCACCCTGCCGCAAGTCGCGGCCTTCTATTGTGCCCTGCGTACCAAACCGTTTGTGATTCTCGCCGGAATCTCCGGGACCGGAAAGACCCGCCTGCCACGGCTGTTTACCGAGGCCATCGGTGCCAAGTTGCGGTTGGAAGCCGTCCGTCCGGACTGGGCCGACAGCGCAGACCTGATTGGCTACCGGGACCTTAAGGAGAACTTCCGGCCCGGGCGACTACTGGGGTTTGCCGGCGAAGCAACCAAATCACCCGCCCGACCCCACGTTTTTGTACTGGATGAAATGAACCTGGCCCGCGTAGAACACTACCTGGCCGATGTACTGAGCAAAATCGAGAGCCGTCGCCGCGAGGATGGTAAGGTGGTCACCGACCAACTAGTGGCCCCGGAAGAACTGAATGATGACCCATTAGCTGCAAAATGGCACGAGATCGGCCTTCCAGAGAACCTCTTCATCGTCGGTACGGTAAACATGGACGAGACCACTCACGGTTTTAGCCGCAAGGTATTGGACCGCGCCTTCACTCTAGAGTTTTCGGAAGTGGATCTGCACCAGTTTGGCTCAAACTTGGAGCCGGACGCACTACCGACCGGCTCTGTTGTCAGCCTGGAACTGTTCAAGCCGTTGGCCCTGACCTTGAGTGAGCTAACCGATGAACCGCATTGGGAAACGTGTATGCGAGTGATTGACCTGCTCGCACGTGTAAACCGGAGCCTCCAAAAGGCCCAACTTCAAGTGGGCTACCGCGTGCGTGACGAGGCCTGCCTTTTCGTGTGCCACGCCAGCACGATCTCGGACGTTTTTCCGGAGAACACTGCCCTCGACTACGTGCTTTGCGCTAAGGTTTTGCCGCGGATTCACGGAGGTGCTGCAACCCTGCAGGAGATAATGCTCGACCTGCTCGAGCTTACTCTCCGCAACAACTCTGCTGAGTATCGCAGCCTGATTGCCGAAGTGCGCTCGGGAGATCAGCAGCTCTCGTATTTGCTGCGTCATACTCCGGGCTTAGATTCTTTCCGGTACCCTCAAACTGCAGCCAAGCTCCGGATAATGCTGGAGCGGTTGGACCGCGACGGCTACACTTCTTACTGGTTGTGA
- the gatB gene encoding Asp-tRNA(Asn)/Glu-tRNA(Gln) amidotransferase subunit GatB: MQELEAVIGLEIHIELGTGTKMFCGCSAAFGAAPNTQVCPVCLGLPGHKPVLNRRAVEYHARAALALNCEIVPYVTFDRKNYFYADLPKGYQISQYFYPMGVGGHVDVHVNGETRRVRIRQIHLEEDTGKLLHLGNITDSPYSMVDFNRAGVPLVEIVTQPDVRDPEEARLFLQKLRSLIRYTGVSGCKMEEGSMRADANVSVRPRGSAVFGQKTEIKNMNSFRAVARGIEYEVARQMDLVRNGEPVVPETRHWDEARGMTRAMRTKYLATDYRCFPDPNVPPLEIDPAWVAELARTMPEMPDTRCARLVDEHGLPAYDAEVITASRAMADFYEETVALFGEPKTVSNWLMGEVSRCLNAAGREIEETGLTPRRLAELLELVREGVISGKMAKDVLDEMFTTGADAGAVVKEKGLVQIADAGELGAVADRVIAAHPGPAADFRGGKERALGFLVGQVMKETKGKANPQLVNQLLRDKLQG, translated from the coding sequence GTGCAGGAGCTTGAAGCGGTAATCGGCCTGGAGATCCACATCGAACTCGGCACCGGCACCAAGATGTTCTGCGGCTGCAGCGCCGCCTTCGGCGCCGCGCCGAACACCCAGGTCTGCCCGGTCTGCCTGGGACTCCCCGGCCACAAGCCGGTCTTGAACCGGCGGGCGGTGGAGTACCACGCCCGGGCCGCCCTGGCGCTAAACTGCGAGATCGTGCCCTACGTCACCTTCGACCGCAAGAACTATTTCTACGCCGACCTGCCGAAGGGCTACCAGATCTCCCAGTACTTTTACCCCATGGGCGTGGGCGGGCACGTGGACGTGCACGTGAACGGCGAGACCCGGCGGGTGCGCATCCGCCAGATCCACCTGGAGGAGGACACCGGCAAGCTTTTGCACCTGGGGAACATCACCGACTCGCCCTACAGCATGGTCGACTTCAACCGGGCCGGGGTGCCGCTGGTGGAAATCGTCACCCAGCCCGACGTGCGCGACCCCGAGGAGGCGCGCCTTTTCTTGCAAAAACTGCGCTCCCTGATCCGCTACACCGGGGTGTCGGGCTGCAAGATGGAGGAAGGGTCGATGCGCGCCGACGCCAACGTGTCGGTGCGGCCGCGCGGCAGCGCGGTGTTCGGCCAGAAGACCGAGATTAAAAACATGAACTCGTTCCGCGCCGTGGCCCGGGGCATCGAGTACGAGGTGGCCCGGCAGATGGACCTGGTGCGAAACGGGGAGCCGGTGGTCCCGGAGACCAGGCACTGGGACGAGGCCCGGGGCATGACCCGGGCAATGCGCACCAAGTATTTGGCCACCGACTACCGCTGCTTCCCGGACCCGAACGTGCCCCCGCTGGAGATCGACCCGGCCTGGGTGGCGGAGCTTGCGCGGACGATGCCCGAGATGCCGGACACCCGCTGTGCGCGCCTGGTGGACGAGCACGGGCTCCCCGCCTACGACGCCGAAGTGATCACCGCCTCGCGGGCGATGGCCGACTTCTACGAGGAGACGGTCGCACTCTTCGGCGAGCCTAAGACGGTGAGCAACTGGCTCATGGGCGAGGTGAGCCGCTGCCTGAACGCGGCCGGGCGGGAGATCGAGGAAACCGGCCTCACCCCGCGGCGGCTGGCGGAATTGCTGGAGCTGGTGCGCGAGGGCGTCATCAGCGGCAAGATGGCCAAGGACGTGTTGGATGAGATGTTCACCACCGGCGCCGACGCCGGGGCGGTCGTGAAGGAAAAGGGCCTGGTGCAGATCGCCGACGCCGGCGAACTGGGTGCGGTGGCCGACCGCGTGATCGCCGCCCACCCCGGGCCGGCCGCCGACTTTAGGGGCGGCAAGGAGAGGGCGCTCGGGTTTTTGGTGGGCCAGGTGATGAAGGAGACCAAGGGCAAGGCGAACCCGCAGCTGGTGAACCAGCTTTTGCGCGACAAACTGCAGGGCTGA
- a CDS encoding DUF2357 domain-containing protein — protein sequence MKPTRLLFIETADLAVEIWGPEGVPEAVVPLGPRRRYPRLRLRTNQPYTLDPSEPKAQPTFFENTTYQLIVRAKKPGATPSIRHRDPLVQQGFYPSAIDPSVSTGTFTFKDRVGLSSFTFLLGRQEHLTLELEVFPTKLDYDEDYWDLLAEVSKYVYNLAFDYLRATYQGAVPSKPAGTQTDLEWLLLLDYVFQDLERAVHQIARQPHRALVPEPMYGPSARVKRSDRFVRAAVRSAARRGVLSCTLVDQVPIPDRLRANRPRPNLNTPENKWLRYELDLVRRRLADMHTRVRAAGVASGRAHYREAAAQVRHLETRLDQIMRLEPLASVTGASPTAHSSLVFRAAPGYREAFRCCLTLRLGLRIQADALQLSLKDVSELYEYWCVLALLGIISARTGGRFEPQTLVERSPGGLTIRLRRGRHLMMEVRRHGRTVCTMRYNPRIVSATGAQRPDILLSFHPTGWETPVEVVLDAKYRVVGNQDYLDKYGTPGPPEDAVNQLYRYRDAIVDNAIPPRRRIVEALALFPFRDTQNLEFRDNRLFRSLDAIGIGALPFLPSETSYVEEWLARNCRRSGTHFAEKAVGVVLRDEELANRAKMAEVVLVGVIGHGLEQWVWIRQHRLYLAPLARISKERRMNVRWLAFFEPVTLTGQDYGGVRYCARVHGIEMRRRGDIHTPWTGRGSADEPYILFHLDPLEKLQRPIWNTDRHRVLFRWGTRYSLEHSKTMSELYLETEAERRLWEELRQAGITFTTKAGQAASIDPDDPRGRTTFLLDSERIRIRYQGRGEFGVWDDRSDGQRTFAVSDLREGRMMLALMGAITDRTLGRVP from the coding sequence GTGAAGCCCACACGTTTGTTGTTCATCGAGACTGCCGACTTGGCCGTGGAAATCTGGGGACCGGAAGGGGTGCCGGAAGCGGTCGTACCTCTTGGTCCCAGGCGCCGTTATCCCCGCCTACGCTTGCGCACCAACCAACCGTACACCTTGGACCCATCCGAACCTAAAGCGCAACCGACCTTCTTTGAAAACACTACCTATCAACTAATCGTTCGGGCTAAAAAGCCGGGAGCAACACCTTCAATCCGGCATCGCGACCCGCTGGTGCAACAGGGCTTCTACCCTTCGGCTATCGACCCCAGTGTTAGCACTGGTACTTTTACGTTCAAAGATCGGGTGGGGCTAAGCTCTTTCACTTTCCTTCTCGGCCGGCAAGAGCATCTAACGCTTGAACTTGAAGTCTTCCCCACCAAGCTCGACTACGACGAAGATTACTGGGACTTGCTGGCCGAAGTCTCCAAGTACGTTTACAACCTCGCCTTTGATTACCTCCGGGCCACCTACCAGGGTGCCGTACCATCTAAGCCTGCCGGCACACAAACCGATTTAGAGTGGCTTTTGCTGCTGGACTATGTCTTTCAGGACCTGGAACGCGCAGTGCATCAAATCGCCCGCCAGCCGCACCGGGCCCTGGTTCCCGAACCAATGTACGGACCATCAGCCCGTGTGAAGCGGTCTGACCGGTTCGTCCGAGCAGCCGTGCGTAGCGCGGCGCGCCGTGGTGTTCTTTCCTGCACTCTCGTGGACCAAGTGCCCATTCCGGACCGTCTCCGGGCTAATCGCCCCCGCCCTAACCTAAACACCCCAGAGAACAAATGGCTGCGCTATGAATTGGATTTGGTCCGCCGGCGCCTCGCCGACATGCACACCCGGGTTCGGGCCGCGGGGGTCGCCTCGGGCCGGGCACATTATCGAGAAGCCGCCGCTCAGGTCAGGCACCTTGAGACCCGCCTCGACCAAATCATGCGCTTGGAACCCCTGGCCTCGGTAACCGGCGCATCCCCAACCGCCCATTCTTCTCTCGTTTTCCGAGCTGCACCCGGCTACCGGGAGGCATTCCGCTGCTGTCTTACTCTGCGTCTGGGTCTGCGCATCCAGGCTGACGCCCTGCAGCTTTCCCTCAAAGACGTAAGCGAACTTTATGAGTACTGGTGCGTGTTGGCCCTGTTGGGCATCATTTCGGCTCGTACCGGTGGTCGGTTTGAACCCCAAACGCTGGTTGAACGTAGCCCAGGAGGCTTGACTATCCGACTGCGCCGCGGAAGACATCTGATGATGGAAGTCCGCCGACACGGCCGCACGGTCTGCACCATGCGATACAATCCCAGAATTGTCTCGGCCACCGGCGCCCAGCGTCCCGACATCCTGCTCAGCTTTCACCCAACGGGCTGGGAGACCCCGGTCGAGGTAGTCCTGGATGCAAAGTACCGGGTGGTGGGAAACCAAGACTATTTGGATAAGTACGGCACTCCCGGCCCGCCTGAAGATGCGGTGAACCAATTGTACCGCTACCGCGACGCTATCGTGGACAATGCCATTCCGCCCCGCCGGCGCATTGTCGAAGCGCTGGCTCTCTTCCCCTTTCGGGATACACAGAACTTGGAATTCCGTGACAACCGTCTCTTTCGCAGCCTAGACGCCATCGGTATTGGGGCGTTGCCCTTCCTACCTTCGGAGACCAGCTACGTGGAAGAGTGGCTGGCCAGGAACTGCCGCCGCTCGGGTACCCACTTCGCCGAAAAGGCAGTCGGGGTGGTATTGCGTGACGAGGAATTGGCCAACCGGGCTAAGATGGCTGAGGTAGTGCTGGTTGGGGTAATAGGACACGGTCTTGAGCAATGGGTCTGGATTCGCCAGCATCGACTCTATCTGGCACCACTGGCCCGGATCAGCAAAGAGCGCCGTATGAATGTAAGATGGCTCGCCTTTTTCGAACCAGTCACCCTCACCGGCCAGGACTACGGCGGCGTCCGCTATTGCGCCAGGGTGCATGGCATTGAGATGCGTCGGCGGGGTGACATCCACACCCCTTGGACTGGACGTGGATCGGCGGATGAACCCTACATCCTGTTTCACCTTGATCCACTGGAGAAGCTCCAGCGGCCTATCTGGAACACCGACCGGCACCGGGTTCTTTTTCGCTGGGGAACGCGTTACTCGTTAGAGCACTCAAAGACAATGAGCGAACTCTATTTGGAAACCGAAGCCGAACGCCGGCTGTGGGAGGAGTTACGCCAAGCCGGCATTACGTTCACGACCAAGGCCGGCCAAGCGGCCTCAATCGACCCGGACGATCCCCGGGGACGGACCACCTTCTTACTGGACAGCGAAAGGATACGAATTCGTTACCAGGGCCGCGGTGAATTCGGGGTGTGGGACGATAGATCAGATGGACAGCGAACATTTGCGGTGAGCGATCTTAGGGAAGGTCGCATGATGCTAGCGCTTATGGGCGCAATCACGGATCGGACCCTGGGCAGGGTACCCTAG
- a CDS encoding DMT family transporter: MKTNVSAYLCLAAAMALAGSSVVAGKVLTQQLPVFLAAAASLLTALLVLLPLAWKIGGGLWNVPKNDLKLLALQALTGMVGFRIFLLYGLKTTSAAAGGIITSTMPAVVGLISFLVLREKPTWHKVGGIAAVVAAVLVLNQAGRSGVGDWSFWGNVLVFLAVLGEALFVILQKWISKETLALTRTALVSLFGFIFFLPFAVYEGLKFDFAALGWVDCLVVVYYGVVVTALAYILFYKGAAAVPATTVGVFGGFMPIASVLLSSLILGEVLLFQHLLSLGLVVAGIVLIAAGPETDHLLPAAFGQKRRRRENN, from the coding sequence ATGAAGACGAACGTTTCCGCCTACCTTTGCTTGGCCGCGGCGATGGCCCTCGCCGGCAGCTCGGTGGTGGCCGGCAAGGTCCTCACCCAGCAGCTCCCGGTGTTTCTGGCCGCGGCCGCGAGCCTCCTGACGGCCCTGCTGGTGCTGCTCCCCCTCGCCTGGAAGATCGGCGGGGGGCTTTGGAACGTCCCCAAAAATGACCTGAAGCTGCTCGCCCTTCAGGCGCTGACCGGCATGGTTGGGTTCCGGATCTTTCTGTTGTACGGCCTGAAGACCACTTCCGCGGCCGCAGGAGGGATCATCACCAGCACGATGCCGGCGGTGGTGGGGCTCATTTCGTTTCTGGTGCTGCGGGAGAAACCCACGTGGCACAAGGTCGGCGGCATTGCGGCGGTGGTGGCGGCGGTGCTCGTCCTCAACCAGGCGGGCCGGTCGGGAGTGGGAGACTGGTCGTTCTGGGGGAACGTCCTCGTCTTCTTGGCGGTACTGGGGGAAGCCCTGTTTGTAATTCTACAGAAGTGGATCTCCAAGGAGACCCTGGCGCTGACCCGTACGGCTCTGGTCAGCTTGTTCGGCTTTATCTTCTTTTTGCCGTTCGCCGTCTACGAGGGGCTCAAGTTCGACTTCGCGGCCCTGGGTTGGGTGGATTGTCTCGTGGTGGTCTACTACGGGGTGGTCGTGACGGCACTCGCGTACATCCTTTTCTACAAGGGGGCGGCGGCCGTGCCGGCCACCACCGTCGGGGTGTTCGGCGGGTTCATGCCGATAGCGAGCGTGCTGCTCTCCAGCCTGATTCTGGGCGAAGTGCTGTTGTTTCAACACCTGTTGAGCCTGGGCCTGGTGGTGGCTGGGATCGTTTTGATCGCGGCGGGTCCGGAAACGGATCACCTTCTCCCCGCTGCGTTCGGACAGAAGCGGCGTCGTCGAGAGAACAATTGA